From Juglans regia cultivar Chandler chromosome 6, Walnut 2.0, whole genome shotgun sequence, the proteins below share one genomic window:
- the LOC108981954 gene encoding wall-associated receptor kinase 2-like, giving the protein MDMVGKLLQQLLLGVIILAATTASIPNSNCERMCGEVEIPYPFGTSEGCYLDKPFLITCNHTFPPPKPFLDIDLPVVDISVPNGELRVSNPVALLCKRGYSTYKRNIATVDYTRISALLNLSSFRISETRNKITAVGCDVYTYIQGLDHGQKGFTTGCLSLCDQNLSVANGPCSGVGCCQTSIPKGATGYILNVRSLSNDTLPGGKHQCGYGFIIEEQAYKFSSLDFRNLKNRTTVPLVLDWAIGNKTCKDAQKNKTSYACKATQSYCYDSTNGPGYRCICSSGYHGNPYLPDGQDDSCQDIDECKLGHWKLACNATTTCINTDGNYTCTCPKGYEGDGRIDGTDCRPIVGQSNNKIISIALGVSISLLVLLVGTSWVYWGLKKRKLIKLKEKWFQQNGGLMLQQRLQHHTGSMDTTKIYSAEELKKATDNYNKSNILGQGGYGTVYKGVLADNKVVAIKKSKIGDQSQIEQFINEVVVLTQINHRNVVKLLGCCLETEVPLLVYEFITNGTLSDHIHNKSRSSLLSWDKRLKIAKETAGALAYLHCEASMPIIHRDVKTANILLDGNHIAKVSDFGASRLVPLDQTQLTTLVQGTFGYLDPEYFRTSHLTEKSDVYSFGVVLAELLTSEKVISFVRPESERNLATYFVSMVEEDRLLEILDDHIYNGSNAEELKNVANVAKRSLSVKGDDRPTMKEVAVELDGLRNKEKHSRKKS; this is encoded by the exons ATGGATATGGTTGGAAAACTTCTACAACAACTGCTACTTGGGGTCATAATTTTAGCAGCAACAACAGCATCTATTCCGAACTCAAACTGCGAACGTATGTGTGGAGAAGTAGAAATCCCCTACCCGTTTGGAACAAGCGAGGGCTGTTACCTTGACAAACCTTTTCTCATCACGTGTAACCACACGTTCCCTCCTCCAAAACCATTTCTGGACATTGATTTACCTGTCGTGGACATATCAGTACCAAATGGTGAACTGCGAGTCTCAAACCCCGTAGCCCTCCTTTGCAAACGTGGCTATAGTACCTACAAGAGAAACATCGCAACTGTGGACTACACACGCATCTCTGCCTTGCTTAATTTGTCAAGTTTTCGCATCTCAGAAACGAGGAACAAGATCACTGCTGTTGGTTGTGATGTTTATACGTATATTCAAGGTTTAGATCATGGACAGAAGGGCTTCACCACTGGATGCTTATCACTCTGTGACCAAAATCTCAGCGTGGCTAACGGGCCTTGCTCTGGCGTTGGCTGCTGCCAGACTTCAATACCAAAAGGAGCAACGGGATATATTTTGAACGTTCGGAGCTTGAGCAACGACACCTTACCTGGTGGCAAACATCAATGTGGTTACGGCTTTATAATTGAGGAACAAGCATACAAATTTTCCTCCTTAGATTTCAGAAACTTAAAGAATAGGACGACTGTACCCCTGGTGCTTGATTGGGCAATTGGAAATAAGACATGCAAAGATGCTCAGAAAAATAAGACAAGCTATGCATGTAAGGCAACGCAAAGTTATTGTTACGATTCCACCAACGGCCCTGGTTATCGTTGCATATGCTCCTCAGGTTATCACGGGAACCCATACCTTCCTGATGGACAAGATGATAGTTGCCAAG ATATTGATGAGTGCAAGCTGGGCCATTGGAAACTAGCTTGCAATGCCACTACAACATGCATCAACACTGATGGAAATTACACATGTACTTGTCCCAAGGGATACGAAGGCGATGGGAGGATAGACGGAACAGATTGCAGGCCTATAGTTGGCCAATCTAATAATAAGATCATCAGCATTGCATTGG GTGTCAGCATAAGCCTTTTAGTGCTCCTCGTGGGAACCTCCTGGGTATATTGGGgactcaagaaaagaaaactcattAAACTCAAAGAGAAGTGGTTTCAGCAAAATGGGGGCTTAATGTTACAACAACGACTCCAACATCACACAGGATCTATGGATACAACAAAAATCTACAGTGCAGAAGAACTTAAAAAGGCAACCGACAATTACAACAAAAGTAATATCCTCGGTCAAGGAGGTTATGGAACTGTTTACAAAGGAGTGTTGGCAGATAACAAAGTTGTTGCTATTAAAAAGTCCAAAATTGGTGATCAAAGTCAGATAGAGCAATTCATAAACGAGGTAGTTGTGCTTACTCAAATAAACCACCGGAATGTCGTCAAATTGTTAGGTTGTTGTTTGGAAACAGAAGTTCCCTTACTAGTCTATGAGTTCATCACAAATGGGACGCTTTCTGACCATATTCATAATAAAAGTCGGTCATCCTTGCTCTCATGGGACAAGCGTCTGAAGATAGCTAAAGAAACAGCAGGAGCCCTTGCATATTTACATTGTGAAGCTTCTATGCCAATTATACATAGAGATGTGAAAACTGCAAATATACTTTTGGATGGTAACCACATAGCAAAGGTATCAGACTTTGGAGCTTCAAGACTTGTTCCTCTGGATCAGACACAATTAACTACGTTGGTGCAAGGAACAt ttGGGTATTTGGATCCAGAATACTTTCGTACTAGTCATTTGACGGAAAAAAGTGATGTCTATAGTTTTGGTGTTGTTTTAGCAGAATTATTGACAAGTGAGAAAGTAATTTCTTTCGTTAGGCCTGAAAGTGAGAGAAATTTGGCAACATACTTTGTTTCTATGGTAGAAGAGGATCGCCTATTGGAAATTCTTGATGATCACATCTACAATGGGAGTAATGCTGAGGAACTAAAAAATGTTGCTAATGTTGCAAAAAGAAGCCTTAGTGTTAAAGGAGACGATAGGCCTACTATGAAAGAGGTGGCAGTGGAACTGGATGGATTGAGAAATAAGGAAAAGcattcaaggaaaaaaagcTAA
- the LOC118348756 gene encoding ABC transporter B family member 21-like, with protein MYMEASQVANDAVGSIRTVASFCAEEKVMNLYRSKCEGPRKAGIKQGLITGTGYGTSFGLLFLAYATFFYARAQLVEAGKATSSDVFQVFFALTMVATGVSQTSSMGPDTGKAKNAVSSIFAIIDQQSKIDASDESGITLDNFKGGIEFRHVSFKYPCRPDVQIFHDLSLTIHSNKTVALVGESGSGKSIVISLLQRPNKEEKLIRASSVAVFLHGSAHRENPHPLILGLLGNMF; from the exons ATGTATATGGAAGCAAGCCAAGTTGCCAATGATGCAGTTGGGAGTATAAGAACTGTTGCTTCTTTCTGTGCTGAAGAGAAGGTGATGAATCTATACAGAAGCAAATGTGAAGGCCCAAGGAAGGCAGGGATAAAGCAAGGCTTGATCACTGGAACAGGATATGGGACATCTTTTGGCTTGTTGTTTCTTGCCTATGCTAcctttttctatgcaagagctCAACTGGTTGAGGCAGGGAAAGCAACATCCTCAGATGTTTTCCAA GTTTTCTTTGCTTTGACCATGGTAGCCACGGGAGTTTCTCAAACAAGTTCCATGGGTCCAGATACTGGCAAAGCCAAGAATGCTGTTTCTTCCATATTTGCAATAATAGACCAGCAATCGAAGATAGATGCAAGTGATGAGTCTGGTATAACTTTAGACAATTTCAAAGGAGGAATTGAGTTTCGTCATGTAAGCTTTAAGTATCCATGCAGGCCAGATGTTCAGATTTTCCATGACCTCAGCTTGACTATCCATTCTAACAAG acaGTTGCCTTGGTTGGAGAAAGTGGGAGTGGGAAATCCATAGTCATCTCATTGCTGCAAAG gccaaataaggaagaaaagTTGATCCGAGCTTCTTCGGTGGCCGTCTTCCTGCACGGTTCGGCCCACCGGGAGAATCCTCACCCGCTAATCTTGGGGCTGTTAGGaaatatgttttga